A part of bacterium genomic DNA contains:
- a CDS encoding UDPGP type 1 family protein has protein sequence MNIDKIRNKLQDYNQEHVLKWWNQLDDTQRKGLLQDIESIDFELMEKLVNQYMERKEISISFDDIKSPEIIKIPRTEREILHQREAKKIGEQCIRDGKVACFVVAGGQGTRLGFEGPKGAYPIGPISANSIFQFHAEKILKAQQKYNVRLMWYIMTSKPLHKQTINFFKHNKYFGMNKDQVRFFSQRMLPAINKDGRFLMSSKHEVFKSPNGHGGALLALRDSGAIDEMIEMGIEYISYFQVDNLIVNVLDPVFIGYHIKTGAQMSNKVTPKIAPSEKVGAVVIMDKKYAVIEYSDLPQVHMSDKDKDGSFKFNAGSIAIHILNTEFVKSLTEKGIGLPYHIAEKNIPYVNNSGEYIKPKDKNGIKFETFIFDALKFAENVANMEVMREDEFSPIKSLTGIDSIESGKQLYINRCARWLMEAGIDIPFDKNGNAKIKIEISPLFANSPDDLQRKDLSSIDTAKDIYLA, from the coding sequence ATGAACATAGATAAAATTAGAAACAAGTTGCAAGATTATAATCAGGAACATGTTCTTAAATGGTGGAATCAGTTAGATGATACTCAACGCAAAGGGCTTCTTCAGGACATTGAGAGTATTGATTTTGAGCTCATGGAGAAATTAGTTAACCAATACATGGAAAGAAAGGAAATCTCTATATCATTTGATGATATTAAAAGCCCTGAAATTATTAAAATTCCAAGAACTGAACGTGAAATACTGCATCAGAGAGAGGCAAAAAAGATAGGCGAGCAATGTATAAGAGATGGTAAAGTAGCTTGCTTTGTTGTTGCAGGAGGGCAGGGTACAAGGCTTGGTTTTGAAGGTCCAAAAGGAGCGTATCCTATTGGTCCAATATCCGCTAACAGCATATTTCAATTTCATGCAGAGAAGATACTTAAAGCACAGCAGAAATATAATGTCCGGCTCATGTGGTACATTATGACGAGCAAGCCGCTTCATAAGCAAACAATAAATTTTTTTAAACACAATAAATATTTTGGCATGAACAAAGATCAGGTGCGATTTTTTTCTCAAAGAATGCTTCCTGCAATAAATAAAGATGGCAGGTTTCTTATGAGTTCAAAGCATGAAGTTTTTAAGAGTCCAAATGGACATGGAGGAGCCTTGCTTGCTCTCAGGGATAGTGGAGCTATTGATGAAATGATAGAAATGGGCATTGAATATATAAGTTACTTTCAGGTGGACAATCTTATTGTCAATGTCCTGGACCCTGTTTTTATAGGTTATCATATAAAAACAGGTGCTCAGATGTCAAATAAGGTAACCCCTAAAATTGCTCCTTCGGAAAAAGTCGGAGCAGTTGTAATAATGGATAAGAAATATGCGGTTATTGAATATAGTGATTTACCCCAAGTGCATATGAGCGATAAAGATAAAGACGGCTCTTTTAAATTTAATGCAGGAAGCATAGCAATTCATATATTAAATACAGAGTTTGTAAAGTCTCTTACTGAGAAAGGGATAGGACTTCCGTATCATATAGCAGAAAAGAATATCCCTTATGTGAATAATAGCGGCGAGTATATTAAGCCAAAGGATAAGAACGGAATAAAATTTGAAACATTTATCTTTGATGCATTAAAGTTTGCTGAAAATGTCGCAAACATGGAAGTTATGCGCGAGGATGAATTCTCTCCAATAAAAAGTTTAACGGGTATAGATTCTATTGAAAGCGGAAAGCAACTCTATATAAATAGATGTGCGCGCTGGCTCATGGAAGCAGGGATTGATATTCCGTTTGACAAAAATGGAAATGCAAAAATAAAAATAGAAATCAGCCCATTAT